A region of the Sodalis ligni genome:
AAGATGTTTCCTTAATTGACCTTACAAAGCCAAGAAAAAAGGTCTCTATATGTAAGTTTGAAGAAGGACACTACAACAATGTTATCAGTATAATAAATTTAATCGAAACTTTGTCTAGAGAACTAGCTAAACCCGTACGCCCCGAAAGCTCAAACATAGATTACATTCCAACTCAGTTTTTATGTGAATTCTTAAAAGGTTTTAGTAAATGCGATGGGATTATATTTGAAAGTTCATTTGGCTGCGGTTCAAATTTTGTATTTTATTCGGATGATGGTTTTGCTATAAA
Encoded here:
- a CDS encoding RES family NAD+ phosphorylase, which translates into the protein MGMPPKNSASAGRANPIGISYLYLANNKETCVAEVRPNNTSKIYISEFDLVKDVSLIDLTKPRKKVSICKFEEGHYNNVISIINLIETLSRELAKPVRPESSNIDYIPTQFLCEFLKGFSKCDGIIFESSFGCGSNFVFYSDDGFAINEPKPHRITRITHLYEES